The genomic region taaagttgtgaaaaaatttgtggCACTAAATTTACTCAGTATTCGGCAGTTGTATTACTTACAAAAATCTATCAAAtgtaagaagaaaagaaattgtaatATTGGGCCCCAAAAGGTAATATTTCAAATAAGtcaatttatttgttaaaattacctttttctcctcacAAAAAGCAAATAAACTTTCCGCAAATAAGTTGATCAAACACGTTACAATGAATAAATACTTTTGAGTGGAAACTTAGAACATATGCCCATCCAAACCAAACCCCCTTAACAACGTTAGGGAAAGTAAacattgattaataaaatagaaaattgaattaaagataggtttctttttctaatattaAGTTGTTAATTGAAGGCAAAGTCTTCGTTGATGAATAGTATTATTCCTAGAGaaaataatgtcataaataaataaatatatatatatatatatatattagaaaatttaattgataTCTACTACGattagattctttttttttttttgggtcagtAGCTATTCTACTATGAGTATAAGTAGCAAGTgctatctttttctctttcaatttttttttttttttgggtcagaCTACTATTAGATCTGAAAAAGCCCAAGCTTTAATCATGGATCAACCCAAGGCCAGTCTAAACCTAGTATGGGCTTATCTTGAAAGTCTTTTGTAAGACCTAGTCGGAATACGGCTCAAATGTTTTGTGGAAAGAGGGTTAATAGGCCCTGGGAGATAGTACAACTACACCATGCCCATCAAGAATCAACGCCATTAATTTAGGCCAAAATACTTAGGTACAGTTTTCTAAATATATTGATTAATACAgcacaaataatattatttttccctAAAGTTCTCTGATTAAATTTAACTAATTTAGTTGAAAATACGTTAGTAGACTCAGTacaatttcttataattttttttaatgctatgtttggaagtttggagggAGAAAAGAGTAGAGGGAAGTAGAGGGGAGGAGATTAGTGGGAAGGAGAGTATAGGAGAACGGTTATCCTCTATTTTgtttagatatttttaaaattaagtaagagGGAGGAGAATAATTAGTCTTTttatagtttgtaattttgttaatatagtaaAGGAAAATTTAGTAATTCATTTGGTTAAGCATTTCTATGCTCTACTCTCTCTCCAAATCTCTcaaatttgggaaaattaaaaatgaggagtTAGAAGTAGTTAGAACTCCTCCAAAACTCTCCCCCTCTTCCTTTAAAAGAAATCCAAACAAAGTAATTTAACTTACTCTCCTTCCTTCTACTCTACTCCCTTCTActctccctccatccaaacaaacTATTAATgtacaacaataaaaatatatgtattacaaagtgaaaaatatgtgaaaagCTTACTGGATCCACTTATTGTTATGGGTTAAATTTAAGTACAATTTCGTGTTGGACATTAGGTtcctaattatatatatgagttaACCATGTGATTGACAATGAACCacatgattaaatttaatttttcttagaaaagaTAACACTGTTTTTACTGCATTTTTCAATACAACTAtgcaattcaattcaattcaattggAAAATGTGTACTAATtaagttttgttctttgttaatttgttatcCTTCATTACTTGGATCCCATTATTTTTTGTGCCTAAAAGGAAAAGCTAATGGTATCTTTCATGCCCTGAGGGAGGACATTTGGGCACAGCGTATGAATAGAAGCTTTCCCAGTTACGTAGATTTGACCCTCCACATGAAAGCACTCATAGTCATAGACATCGTAATGTACATTTGATCCTCCATACCTCAATacagttgttttgtttttggggaTCTTTAACATAGAGATTTGAGTTGGAAGCAGAATTTGCTGTGAACCTAATCAAGAACCTAACTTAGCCCTATTGTAAGTGGTTGTTGAGGGACCTTTCCCACCTcctgtttagattttttttttcctcataacAAGTGAGGATTGAGGAATGGAGGATTTGCATTCAGGTTCTTCCCATAACATTCCTTTTGTTTTCGAATTTAAGATAGAATGCATGGAGGCCCAAGATTTTCAATTCATGAGATTGAGAACTCTCCAAATGAAATAGTACTTGTTTTACTTTCTGAATGTTAAGACTCAGATTAGTTATTTAATACATCCATTTtaccccaacaaaaaaaaaaaaaaatagtaaatgtaCTTGCAAATCACCATATAATAGTAATAGCCGGCTAAACTCTCGGAACCTCCTTGCCAAATATCACAAGGCCGGCCCAAGGCTTAGgcaacttaggcctaggccGAAGGCCCCACCGCAACGAAATTTTTAcccttaagaaaaaaaaaagctctcatTCATTGTGaaaggcccaaaattttataaaattatatatatatatatatatatatatatattaatgattgTGCACTTAAAGAAAAAGTGATGCTAaggatactataaattttactataggcttacaaattgacatgtcaaagattacaaaaaagtaatttaaacatTCATTAATTAGATTGAtgaaattcattaataatagtcATTGTCACATCATGTTGTGAATATTTTGTAGTGCTTTTATcgcatttttccttttcatttctaTCAAGACTCTTAAAGCATAAGACCAGTAAAAACCTAACCCAATTCAATgcctaaaatgtttcaaaaaaatgttgcaaatgtgttaaatcatcaattatagattaatttcccctaatagtttgagactttaatttttgtaaattgatATCCTACAAAGTcacacaccaaataatatctatctctttctcttaaaaattatatataaaattaaaaattagattacaatGTTACTTAAttatacatcatcatatatccaaaataaagtatcttttttaatcataaaatatatttttatttctttttattaaaatttatggttcaactatgatattTAATTCTCTATATGAAATGATCATTAATTTAGTTGGAATTATTCatcaaattatgtttttttttttttgttgagaaactcatcaaattatgtatttaatgtATCAAATTAACTTTGATTTAATTagtataaataattttgtttaatttgccTTAGGCCCTAGATAATGTTGGGCCTGGATATCACATACAAGTAAGGCGCCTGattaagaaagaatgaatgaagtaaagcAATCAAATTACAACTTAAGTGTACAGGAAccctttttcttaatttatctTGGGGGtaataaattgtataaaaacATGTTTTCAAATATTTGGGGTTGGCAGGGTAAAAATTTTTAGGCACTTGCATCACTATGCCTGAACTTCTGTTTACGTCCCATGGCACCAACCTGAATGGCCTTTTTAGTCTTCCTGTCACTGCTGCAAGTGCAACACCTTCAATCTCAGACCAATTCATTTCTCATTGCCGGTGTCACATGTCTTTGATACATGTAGCAAAGTGTGTTCTACGTCCTAGCCACAAATGCATTCACTGCAAGTCCTTCTAAGTTCTGTCCTCTCTCATCATGCCCCCTATCAATCTATAAGTTGCCATTACAGTACGTTCATAGCATGAACATGAGTTCAAGCATGCCTGCTCCTATCACACATATAGAAGCTACCCTTCAATTTGAAATTCATGCCCTAATTTGAAAGAGGTTGCTCCGATCATACATGCACATACACCCTCCCTTCCCCCTGTCCTACCCCTTGAAATTTCCATCACGCGTGCACTGTCAAATTTACCTTCACCATTAATTTAGTAATGTATTCTCATGCACTAATATGCCTGTGGAATGAAACAAGGATTGTGTTAGATATGAAGTCCACTCGGTTACCAAGAGGAAACATACGTCTTTTAGAAAAACAATTGAATATAACTCCAAAAagttttctcaaaattgagaaaaaaagaaagaaatacattacaaatataataatatgtgGTATAAGTAAATACGACAATTTCAAACAATCAGAATTGGGAATTTCCTTAGCTATATAAATAGACACACAAAACTAACAATCCTGAGAAAAATGCAAAACCTTTTTCACAAGACTATAGATGGAAATCAGTCTCAATAAAGTTTGCTTGATGGTTTGATCAATATGATTCCATTGAATTAAAAGATTTCAAGTGCTACAGAACACAAACTAAGGAAGAAGTCCTGAATCAGGATGCTAGTTCCTTCTAGATGACATTATTCCATATATATCTAGGGCACAGAGAAAGTATCTCATGAGACGGTCTCATACAAGAATTTTCCCTAGGGCCCatgcatttcaaaattgacCAGTTTGAGCATTGTCTAACCATTTGAGTAAGGTGCACAATTTCCAAGTCATACAAATGGTTCCAAATGTTTAAATGACTGGGAGTGCCTTTTTTAAGGTACTGTACAACAGAATATCAGTGAGCGTAATGTACAagataacttaaaagattaggAAGATACGCTATGTAGATACCTGATACGGTGCTGGTTACAAGGAAGGTATAATTTTTTCCGAGATCTGACCACCTTTGGACATATGAACTGTCTATTAGTGAGGGTTGCTCTTCCAAAGTACTATGTCATGTTAGTGACTGATCAACCTTGTGCCTGAAAATACAATAAGGTTGTATGAGAATAAATTCAACGAATTATGAACAATACTAGTAGttgtaataaaaatagtattttcagGTTTGAATCTCAAGCAGTTTTCTGAATGTTGAGCAAATATATTACAGCCTAACACTAAAGTGAAACAAACCTCcgcaccaccccccccccccccaaacccCCTTACCCCGGCGGGATGcccacaaaaataaaagcacagaaaactctctaaaaaaccTCATCCCATGAGGTGAATCAGCACAGCTTATAGTGGTGTTATTAACACCTGTAAGAAGTGCTGAATTTCCCACCTCTACAAGGATGTTCTTCAAAGCCTACCTCATATCATTAGACTAATGGTCATTGTTGTTCAAAGTGGGTTGGTAAAAGAGAAACGTAGTAGTAAAAGAAGTAGCAAGTTTTAGAAAGATTCTGAAAGAGAAGCAAAATGCTAGAATAATTGGAAACTACAAGCATAGCAAGATACCAGTGCTCTCTTTGGTGGCAATCATCTTATTCGCCAATTTTTCAGCAGCCTCAGTCATGCCTTGTGCGTTGTAGGCTTGGATCATGGTAGCAAAGGTGATATTATCAGGTTtgcattctctctctttcatttccAAGAACAACTCTCTCATCTTTTTCACATCACCAGCCTGACCATATGCACTGATAATGCAGTTAAAGAAAGGGGTATCTAGTATTACATCAGAATTCTCTACTTGTCTCAAAATTgaatcaacttttgttataagCCCAACTTTACTGTAAGCTCTAACAAGAGAGCAGTAGGTAATAGAGTTGGGCTTTATTCCCCGATGCTTCATTTTCTTGAAGTATTCATCCATCCTCTCAATATTTCCAGCTTTTCCAAATACATCAATGACTGTATTAAAAGTAACGGTtgttggagagaaaaacctCTTCTCCATATAATCCATAACAGACCCCATCTTCTCATACATGCCCGCTTTACCATATGATTTGATCAGGATATTGAATGTCTTAATGTCTGGCTTTAGCCCCATTAGCAGGAATTCATCATACCACTTCTCCATTTTCTCGATCTGCCCACTATTCCCATAAGCCCCAACTAAAGTATTTAACGTGAAAACATCAGGAAGGCAGGTTTCACTTTCAATCATATCTGTCAAGGTGTTCTCCATTAGTTCAAACATTTCCGCCTTACCATATCCGTCTATAATAATATTGTACGTCACAGTGCTGCACTCGATCCCCAGAAATGACATCTCAGCAAGAATTTGTCCAATCAGATCAAAACGACAAAATTTAGTGCAACAATTAATAAGAATGGAATATGTATATACATCTGGTTTGCAATCAGACACCGATTTCATATCATCAAGAGTGGATAAAGCCTTGTCAAGAAAGCCACTTTGCCCATAAGCACTTAGAAGAGCAGTGTAGACATCAACAGTGGGTCTGAGCCCTTCAGACAATAGGATCTCAAACAGCAAGCTTGCCTGATCAGGTTGCCTGCACTTGCCAAGCATCACTAACAACCTTGTGTACGTTTGGCATCTTGCATCATACCAATGTTGCATACGAAGTAATCCAAAAATCtataaaaggaatttttttttagaaacaatcTATTAACTTCAAAATGCCCCACAACATAAGCAACCAGAAAGTCAAACATAAAGTAGTAGCAGTGAGCCAGTGACACTCCAATTTTTGCAGGGGAGAAAGAATTTTTCAAtatgaaaaatggaaaagaCATTTTAAGGGTTGACATTTTGACTTAAGTTCAAAATCCAGCTAACCCACCAAAAACATACTACACCTAATCCAGACATAAAATGGTAAGAGAGTTCATATGTTCTTTTTGACATCTTAACTTGAATCTTCATGTTCAAAAATCCTTGTTGACAACAGTGAGTGTTTAACTCACTCTTACCTATACAGCTTCCAAAGAGTATACTAGCAGATTCTCTGATTTGTGTTTAAGAAAAATTTGGAATAGCAGAAAATAACTCAACTATCAAATATgggaataaaagaaaagaaggggaacaaagaacaaacaaaatacCCACCACTTGAATAGTTACAAGGAATAACTCTTCCCcctatgtggcgtttggtacgtgAAAATTcacattactcttggcatctagattcctaggaatgtgattcctaagaatcacattcctaagaatgtcgctattcctatgtttggtttcattgagaATGTCTtaagattcttaggaatgtgagatgctaatgtttggtttattcccagaaattttaaatgaattatttattttttctattctatccttagatttgaacgtgaactaccaagtccttaaaaaaaatcttcctctaaataaataatgaaaaaccaaatataaacaattaattatgaaaaattcattaaaattatagtctaacatttcaaaatgataggtataatacaaaaataactatttaaattctcaaatgcttttattcttaataataattttaaaagagtttaattcataataatttgttttatattttatcttaattgattaaatgatGATGAAAAAGGGTCAAAATTgtcaatctataaaaaatacaattttctttaagcttgggaatctggattcccacctgttttaaagggaatctacattcctactgagaggggaatCTAGATTCCCCTCGCATTTGATttcttatgtggcgtttggtatggggaatctacattactcctggcatctaGATTCTCAGGAATGTGATTttctaggaatcacattcctaggaatgtagctattcctatgtttggtttcattgggagattcctaggaatgtgagatgataatgtttggtgtattcctaggaatcttaaatgaattatttgtttttcccattttgtccttagatttgaatgtgaaggaccaagcccattaaaaaaaaatattcctttaaataaataatgaaaaaatatatataaactattaattagtcctttaaaaaaatatcttactctaaatagatagataaaaaacattatataaactatcaattagcaacacattcattaaaactgtgatctaacatttcaaaatgataagaataatacaaaaataactattagcagagttatttatcctgtttatgttattttggcgggaaaagataaagacaagagagaagatattgataatttgttttatagtttatcttaattgcttaaatgataaggaaaaagggttaaaattgtcaatttataaaaaatacaatttcttttaagtttgggaatctggattcccacctgttttaaagggaatccacattcctactgagaggggtttaaggattcccctggcatctgattccctaacgtaatttgcaaccaaacatgggaatctttaaacattcctgagaatcctaaaacattaccccataccaaacgccaccttagtgtgatttgcaaccaaacatgggaatctttaaacattcctgagaatcctaaaacattaccccgtaccaaacgccacactAATGTGAAAACCCAACTATGtcatccaaaataaaaataagcacaaaattttaatttttcatttatcattCTACATATTCCAAGGAAACAAACAAAGACACCAGCTTTATGAAGTCGAAATACCCAGAAGCCAAAAACACACATAAACCACCAAAACAACCAAGAATCAGAAActaaacacataaaaataaaaacccaccaaccttataaaaacaaagcattAGTCCGAACGCTAAGATTTCGGCCATTGATCTTTCATACTAATCAGTTCACATATATTCTTCTCCACCATTGAGTCCTATCCAAGATCATACTAAGTGTTACTTCCTTAATTACATACTAGtgttattttaacttttacctgtttttgttcattctttttgaattcaaataccTCCTTTCACTGATGCATTAACTTTAGGAAAATCATAAACTTACTacaaaaagtttacaaactGAGGTGACAATGAATGTGATTGACCTTCACTTTGTAGTATCATAAAGATTACTCCAAACCATATGCCcagaagagaggaaaaaaaaagttaaagactACAATTtgaaaagagaaacaaaacccacaaaccttAAGAGCAGTCTGCCACTGATTCTCTCTGATAGCCTCATCCAAGGCCTCCAGAACAGCTTTAGGCCATAGCTGCGTGTACTTTCTCGAGTTGGCTTTCCTCGCTATGCCTTTGATGGCAGCATCAGTTCTCAGAATCCGAGACAAGTCCTTCTTGGAGTCCTTCTGGAGCCCTTTTGAGACGGGTCCGGGGCTCCGTTTCGGTATTTGGGCATGGGATTTTGGTGTGTTCGTCTGGTTTTGGTCTCTGGGGAATTTTGTCGAACAGGTGGTGGACAAGCGTAGGTTAGTGAGAGTGAGTGCGTTGGGCTCCATTGCACTGTGGGGGTGAAGGATAAGGTTGGTTGAGTTGGAGGGAGAGTGTTTCTGTGTTTGGTAGTTTATTCAGTTATATTGGTTGGGTAAGGTTTTGAGGAAGACGAGGATAGGCGCAGGTTAGTGGGAAAAAGGAGGCCAAGATAAAGTATACATGGGGAAGAGGATATAAAGCCCAGTTTAACAGAGATACTGGGAAGGGCTTGGAAAACCTGGGCCTTATTGGGCTACCATGGGCTTGGGCTTGGAGAACTTGTGGGAAATAGGAAGTAAAGATAAAGTGCGCATGGAAAAAAACGATTATAGGCCCAAGTTTAACAGATAAATTGGGCTACCATGGGCTTGAGAACTTGTGGGAAATAGGAGGCAAAAATAAAGTGCACATTGGGAAGAGGAGTAAAGGCCCAGTTTAACAGAGAGATTGGGCTATCATGGGCTTGGAAAATTTGGGCCTTATTGGGCTATCATGGGCTTGGGATCAGAGAACTTGTGGGAAATAGGAGGTAAATATAAAGTACGCATGGGGAAAAGGATAAAAGGCTCAAGTTTAACAGAGAGATTGGGCAATCATGGGCTTGGAAAACTTGGGCCTTATTGGGCTATCATGGGCTTGGAGCTAGGAAAACATGGGCTTttgaaaaaagaggaaaaaaaaaaaaggcacgcCTGGTGGGACTCGAACCCACAATCGTCTGATTAGAAGTCAGACGCCTTATCCATTAGGCCACAGGCGCTCTGCTTTTTGGTGCTTTaccatatttttaattattctcattttaaaactttttactCTTTGACCTATTTCGCTAGGTGGTGGTCTTCTTCATCCTACACTCGCActccttgttttttttctttaccctAAAACCCTGAAAACAAAAGCAAGGGTTTAGGGTTACTCCGTGTGCGCGTCAAGCTCTATTCGCCACCGGTGACGCTGACGGTGACAAATCTATCCCCACACATAACCGTAAGTAACTTTAGCGcttccactcttttttttttttttttttggactctTTTATTTTCAGTGATTCGTATCTGAaaagcttgaattttttttttaggtttttagggttttaggctCTGTTTGGTAATTGGGAAACGtatgaaaaattgtgaattaGTATATTTTGTCTGAAATGCTTTAATCttgtgctgttttttttttaggactaGCGTAGAATTTAACCCAAATTTAGAGACCAATCATATATTTTAACCCCTTTTTCTGTTTTAGTTAgctgtttaattaattaaaattatttttttgctttaagaTACGGGTGGTCTCAATTGATGAAAAGACGAGGGAAAGTTGCTTGAGATGGTTTTGATAATGTTTAGAGGATTGCGTTTAATGAACCAGTGAGAAAGAGTTAGTTGTTTCAAGTTGAGGGAACGAACAGAGCTAGAAGaagaccaaaaataacattagtagtTTAAAAAAAGGACGtatcaattaaggaagtaacaaATAGTATGACTCCAGATAATAGGGATATGGACACGGGTATGGGTACAGGTACGGCGACACGTgcaatttatgaaaaattatatgacATAGGTACGACACAGGTATAACACCAACCCCAAAGAAGTGTTTGTGCTTCCTATGGCTGATCCTGTCTAATTTGTTAACAAAGAATAGTTGTAGTATTTATCGACCCATTATGGTGTTGGAACATGGAACTTGgaaaactttttttcctttgcttatCTTTGGTTGTTTTGTTACTTGGTTGCTATAAAATGAACTTTTGGGTAATTTgttttggaaaataaataaagaaagtagGGTATATTTCTGTAGGGAGTAGAGATGTAGTCACGTTGTAGAGTATAGGAACTAGGttctgttttgtgtttttttttttttttttggtcttgagAGGATTCTTTCTACTCCATCGTCCTGGATCATTTTGAGGTCACAGTCAATAAAAATGCCTCCGTTGCTGATTATTTGTGTCACAGCAATGGTTCTCTTAAGTGGTGACCCCATGTGCATTCTTTGTTTGGTGTGTGTTGCATCTATCTTAGAAAATGGGAAGTCATCATTATTAATTAGTTCTGCGCGCCCAAATCTGATGGTAAATCAATTAACCATCGTTTTATTCATTCTGAGATGGCTTAAGAATTATGGAACTTTCCTTCTGCCTTATAGGATCTGCTTGTTTACTGGTTGGGAGGAGTGAAATATGCAGAATTTGGTTTTGTGGAAGGTTATCCCGATGTGCTTGATGTGGTGCATATGGAAGGAGTGCAACACTAGAACTTTTGTAGAGTAGAGTCATCCTAGTTAAGCTTGAAGTTTCTTTTCTGTAGACATTTGTCAGATTATTCATTTAGGGGGAAGTTATTGTGATTCAGTTTTGGGAGGCACTAATCTTCATTGTTGTAATccctagttttgtttttttctattCGCTTATATACTTCTTGTGTACTTGAGTTTAATCTAATAGAACTTAccattcatccaaaaaaaaaaaattgttcaatgtTGAAATTTATTTAACCATATTTTTCATTGATAATTCTAAAGATTACTT from Castanea sativa cultivar Marrone di Chiusa Pesio chromosome 11, ASM4071231v1 harbors:
- the LOC142615265 gene encoding pentatricopeptide repeat-containing protein At3g53170 codes for the protein MEPNALTLTNLRLSTTCSTKFPRDQNQTNTPKSHAQIPKRSPGPVSKGLQKDSKKDLSRILRTDAAIKGIARKANSRKYTQLWPKAVLEALDEAIRENQWQTALKIFGLLRMQHWYDARCQTYTRLLVMLGKCRQPDQASLLFEILLSEGLRPTVDVYTALLSAYGQSGFLDKALSTLDDMKSVSDCKPDVYTYSILINCCTKFCRFDLIGQILAEMSFLGIECSTVTYNIIIDGYGKAEMFELMENTLTDMIESETCLPDVFTLNTLVGAYGNSGQIEKMEKWYDEFLLMGLKPDIKTFNILIKSYGKAGMYEKMGSVMDYMEKRFFSPTTVTFNTVIDVFGKAGNIERMDEYFKKMKHRGIKPNSITYCSLVRAYSKVGLITKVDSILRQVENSDVILDTPFFNCIISAYGQAGDVKKMRELFLEMKERECKPDNITFATMIQAYNAQGMTEAAEKLANKMIATKESTGTRLISH